In Phocoena sinus isolate mPhoSin1 chromosome 10, mPhoSin1.pri, whole genome shotgun sequence, a single genomic region encodes these proteins:
- the RRP7A gene encoding ribosomal RNA-processing protein 7 homolog A, whose product MVARGRKRAARESEKGILSPPGYSAVPIKFSEKQQSSHYLYVREHKVREGTKSSWPQKRTLFVLNVPPYCTEECLSRLLSPCGPVQSVELQEKPDLAESPKEPKSKFFHPKPVPGFQVAYVVFQKPRGVSAALALKGPLLVSTESHPVKSGIHKWIRDYADSVPDPEALRVEVDTFMETYDEKMAEEEAKAKEEEGVPDEEGWVKVTRRGRRPVLPRTEAASLRVLEREKRKRARKELLNFYAWQHRETKMEHLAQLRKKFQEDKQRIELMRAQRKFRPY is encoded by the exons CCGTTCCCATCAAATTCTCTGAAAAGCAGCAGTCTTCTCATTACCTCTATGTGAGAGAGCACAAAGTTCGAGAAGGCACCAAGTCTTCCTGGCCTCAGAAACGGACCCTTTTTGTCCTCAATGTGCCCCCATACTGCACAGAG GAGTGCCTGTCCCGCCTGCTGTCCCCCTGCGGCCCTGTCCAGTCGGTGGAGTTACAGGAGAAGCCGGATCTTGCTGAGAGCCCAAAGGAGCCAAAGTCAAAGTTCTTTCACCCCAAGCCAGTTCCT ggGTTCCAGGTGGCCTACGTGGTGTTCCAGAAGCCACGTGGGGTGTCAGCTGCCTTGGCCCTGAAGGGCCCTCTGCTGGTCTCGACAGAGAGTCACCCTGTGAAGAGCGGCATTCACA agtGGATCAGAGACTACGCAGACTCGGTGCCGGACCCCGAGGCCCTGAGAGTCGAGGTGGACACGTTCATGGAGACGTACGACGAGAAGATGGCTGAG GAGGAGGCTAAGgccaaggaggaggaaggggtccCTGACGAGGAGGGCTGGGTGAAGGTGACCCGCCGCGGCCGGCGGCCGGTGCTCCCGAGGACGGAGGCAGCCAGCCTGCGGGTGCTGGAGAGGGAGAAGCGGAAGCGTGCACGCAAGGAGCTGCTCAACTTCTATGCCTGGCAGCACCGCGAGACCAAGATGGAGC ATCTCGCGCAGCTGCGCAAGAAGTTCCAGGAGGACAAGCAGAGGATCGAGCTGATGCGGGCCCAGCGCAAGTTCCGACCCTACTGA